A region of Dioscorea cayenensis subsp. rotundata cultivar TDr96_F1 chromosome 5, TDr96_F1_v2_PseudoChromosome.rev07_lg8_w22 25.fasta, whole genome shotgun sequence DNA encodes the following proteins:
- the LOC120262023 gene encoding uncharacterized protein LOC120262023 — SEKKKEKKSKGEKPHLRQLEKCRRTQRRGCRCFRNRRGFENHRRRPSSAAPRPPGPPRKPPQLPRTLRYPGKPPARRRRARACCCRLCCWLSLILIAIAFLVAVTGALAYLWFQPRLPLFRIQSLRVSRFNVSGSDGGPFFLDASMAMTIQAANPNGKMGLTYSDLEADVSIAADDDDGDVDMGTAVALGFAQGKKNSTAVKFAVVAKRLGVDEAVGKRMAAMYASKELRFGVELKTKVGVSVGGKSTGRVPIRVECGAVSLKQAARGSATDSVLPHCHINLLRWINLH; from the coding sequence tccgaaaaaaaaaaagagaaaaaaagcaaaggaGAGAAGCCACACCTTAGACAGCTTGAGAAATGCCGGAGAACTCAGCGCCGGGGATGCCGATGCTTCAGAAACCGCCGGGGTTTCGAGAACCATCGGCGCCGCCCGTCCTCCGCTGCACCACGTCCACCAGGACCACCGCGCAAGCCACCGCAGCTTCCCCGAACTCTCCGGTACCCAGGCAAACCCCCCGCTCGGCGACGCCGTGCTCGCGCGTGCTGCTGCCGACTCTGCTGTTGGCTCTCCCTCATCCTCATCGCCATCGCTTTCCTTGTCGCCGTTACTGGTGCTCTCGCCTATCTCTGGTTCCAACCCCGGCTTCCCTTGTTCCGGATCCAATCCCTCCGGGTCTCGAGATTCAATGTCTCCGGATCCGATGGTGGTCCTTTCTTCTTGGACGCCTCCATGGCGATGACGATCCAGGCGGCGAACCCTAATGGCAAGATGGGGCTCACGTATTCCGATCTCGAGGCGGATGTTTCGATCGCCGCCGACGACGACGACGGTGATGTTGATATGGGGACAGCGGTGGCGTTGGGATTTGCGCAGGGGAAGAAGAACTCCACGGCGGTGAAGTTCGCGGTGGTGGCCAAGAGGCTTGGGGTGGATGAGGCGGTGGGGAAGAGGATGGCTGCGATGTATGCGAGCAAGGAGCTGAGATTTGGAGTGGAGCTGAAGACGAAGGTAGGGGTTAGTGTTGGCGGTAAGAGCACCGGGCGTGTGCCGATCCGGGTCGAGTGCGGAGCGGTGAGTTTGAAGCAGGCGGCGCGGGGAAGTGCAACCGATTCCGTGCTGCCTCATTGTCACATTAATTTGCTCAGATG